A region of Deinococcus rubellus DNA encodes the following proteins:
- a CDS encoding oligosaccharide flippase family protein, protein MTLIELYHPWKILVYKFNKFSKFSFRSYPILVLIITSLVAQGIAFLSISITSRVYSPDQFAIFSIYTSLFTVTLSVSSLKLDQAVIFSKSHFRTNILIALALRIPILICLISSLIFIFAISAKYRFDLKYFLLVGISFYIASVFQVGVAIRTNTEDFNRLSRDRFLQTSSTSVFQILLSTLPLHSLGLVAGDMFGRFSGVLSLHTVLKLRRYKYIPWKFTKYFLLKNRNYTFILSIASLIGALAQQLPFFMIPVMNSSKDAAAYFLISRIITAPLSLLASSASQVYYGGLSRLRPDEIKNKYIKNLKSILFISTIFCLLLILFREYFVNLIIGTNWSPESSLMIPLCISAIFWTPASSLSGTLVMAGRQNTTLKLAIFEVASKFLSIYVLAKLPFIFTAYAISAVSLMLYVTTIFRSSGSIGIDPITTIKTIMTTMLPPALFVFCIYLLSDLV, encoded by the coding sequence ATGACATTAATAGAATTATATCATCCTTGGAAAATTTTAGTGTACAAATTTAATAAGTTTTCCAAATTTTCCTTTAGATCCTATCCTATTCTCGTCTTAATAATCACATCATTAGTGGCTCAGGGCATCGCCTTTTTATCTATTAGTATCACCTCTCGTGTTTATAGTCCAGATCAATTCGCAATATTCAGCATTTACACTTCTCTATTCACTGTAACGCTTTCCGTATCTTCCTTAAAATTAGACCAAGCTGTTATATTTTCTAAAAGCCATTTCAGAACAAATATTCTGATTGCACTGGCTCTGAGAATACCAATTTTGATCTGTTTAATATCTTCATTGATATTCATATTCGCAATCTCCGCAAAGTATAGGTTCGATTTAAAATATTTTCTGTTAGTTGGAATTTCTTTTTATATAGCTTCAGTATTTCAAGTTGGGGTAGCTATTAGAACGAATACAGAAGATTTTAATAGATTATCTAGAGACAGATTTCTCCAAACCTCTTCAACTTCTGTATTTCAGATTCTACTGAGTACATTACCTCTTCACTCTCTAGGTCTTGTGGCCGGCGATATGTTTGGTAGATTCAGTGGAGTTCTATCGTTGCATACAGTTCTAAAACTCAGAAGATATAAGTATATCCCTTGGAAATTCACAAAATACTTCCTATTAAAAAACAGAAATTATACCTTCATCCTTTCAATAGCATCCCTTATCGGCGCTCTCGCTCAGCAACTTCCGTTTTTCATGATTCCGGTTATGAATTCCTCCAAAGATGCTGCTGCTTACTTTTTGATCAGTCGTATTATTACAGCTCCATTATCTTTGTTGGCCTCTTCCGCTTCGCAGGTTTATTACGGGGGGCTATCTAGACTAAGACCGGATGAAATCAAAAACAAATACATCAAAAATTTAAAAAGCATTCTATTTATATCCACAATATTTTGTCTACTTTTAATCCTTTTCAGGGAATATTTTGTGAATCTGATCATAGGTACAAACTGGTCTCCAGAGAGTAGTTTAATGATACCACTGTGCATTTCAGCAATCTTCTGGACACCAGCAAGCTCACTCAGTGGTACATTAGTGATGGCTGGACGTCAGAATACTACTCTTAAGTTGGCTATTTTTGAAGTCGCTAGCAAGTTCCTAAGTATATATGTCCTCGCTAAACTTCCATTCATATTTACTGCATATGCCATATCTGCAGTTTCGCTTATGCTATACGTGACCACAATATTCAGATCCTCAGGATCGATAGGTATAGACCCCATAACTACTATAAAGACGATCATGACTACTATGCTGCCCCCAGCTCTTTTCGTGTTCTGCATATATCTATTATCAGATCTAGTCTAG